In the Flavisolibacter tropicus genome, one interval contains:
- a CDS encoding tetratricopeptide repeat protein has protein sequence MELFKNNPLEALKYAIPLDSDGVTRGGHMGQFTLSKRWMDFSLFGGGANWSGGSAVLPDSAFNKLYTQYLKTAQELTNQKEYKKAAFVYLKLLKNYPMAAQSLERGLLYSEAASVYLKYCNDKAKAAHCYEQGNMPVEAIELYKELGDNEKVGDLYTSIQRYQEALGYYQKVVDSYVDQHKHVKAALLYKNKMNNAAAAQLVLLEGWRSNSDAFNCLNNYFAAIEDEKQRWSAIQAIYREDVNDKSSETFIRVLRHEYENAPSFAEEVKDMAYEVIVRQAASNPNIVSELRYFNQKDKQIVKDIMRFKMNVKQQKK, from the coding sequence ATGGAGCTCTTTAAAAACAACCCGCTGGAAGCCTTGAAATATGCGATCCCGCTTGATAGTGATGGCGTAACAAGAGGTGGGCATATGGGACAGTTTACACTTTCCAAAAGATGGATGGATTTTTCTTTATTTGGTGGTGGTGCCAATTGGAGTGGCGGAAGTGCTGTTTTACCGGATAGTGCATTCAATAAGTTGTATACCCAGTATTTGAAAACAGCGCAGGAGCTGACCAATCAGAAGGAGTATAAAAAAGCGGCGTTCGTATACCTGAAGCTGTTAAAGAATTATCCGATGGCGGCTCAGAGCCTGGAAAGAGGACTCTTGTACAGCGAAGCGGCTTCTGTTTACCTGAAATATTGTAATGATAAAGCAAAGGCAGCACACTGCTACGAGCAGGGAAATATGCCTGTAGAGGCTATAGAACTGTATAAGGAATTGGGGGATAATGAAAAAGTAGGAGACCTATATACATCCATTCAGCGCTATCAGGAAGCACTAGGCTATTACCAAAAAGTGGTCGATAGTTATGTAGATCAGCACAAGCATGTGAAGGCGGCACTACTATACAAAAACAAAATGAATAATGCTGCTGCTGCCCAGTTGGTACTACTGGAAGGCTGGCGCTCTAACAGTGACGCCTTTAACTGCCTGAACAATTATTTTGCGGCTATTGAGGATGAAAAGCAGCGGTGGTCTGCTATTCAAGCTATCTACCGGGAAGATGTAAACGACAAGAGTAGTGAGACCTTTATACGTGTTTTAAGACATGAATATGAGAACGCACCCAGTTTTGCAGAAGAGGTTAAGGATATGGCATATGAGGTAATTGTGAGGCAAGCTGCTAGCAATCCTAACATTGTTTCCGAACTGCGATATTTTAATCAAAAGGACAAGCAAATAGTAAAAGACATCATGCGGTTCAAGATGAATGTGAAGCAACAAAAGAAATAA
- a CDS encoding DoxX family protein, which yields MKPKTINTLYWTFTILFCVLMIFSSWESILVNEDSIKLIHGMLGYPEYFIPFTGWAKIIGAIVLLIPGYGRIKEWAYAGLFFDLTAAVYSGIAVSQTFNPLMLTMAIWFAPGILSYIYWHKKRKLASNKNVMTENEKEVALSY from the coding sequence ATGAAGCCCAAAACAATCAACACGCTGTACTGGACGTTCACTATTCTATTTTGTGTATTAATGATATTTTCCTCGTGGGAAAGCATATTAGTAAACGAAGATTCGATTAAATTAATTCACGGTATGCTGGGCTACCCGGAATATTTTATTCCCTTTACTGGCTGGGCGAAAATAATTGGCGCTATAGTTCTCTTGATTCCTGGTTATGGCAGAATAAAAGAATGGGCTTACGCAGGTTTGTTTTTTGACTTGACTGCTGCCGTTTATTCCGGCATTGCCGTTTCCCAAACCTTTAATCCGTTAATGCTTACAATGGCGATTTGGTTTGCACCTGGTATACTGTCCTACATTTACTGGCATAAGAAAAGAAAGCTTGCTTCCAATAAGAATGTAATGACTGAAAATGAAAAGGAAGTTGCTTTGTCTTATTAA
- a CDS encoding DUF416 family protein: MVFIEFEKSLKQRAQLLSYQDRISHGISICKRLFPYYKEFVNESSFGNPDVLLDSIRFVETGKQDSDQLHEFLESLEEVCPDTEDYDGGEFALNACGAVNALLLQVAEPNDEEHYIEIAMSYYDTIDAKVHDENEEELSEEEIENHPLLIEARHFLLNF; this comes from the coding sequence ATGGTTTTCATAGAATTTGAAAAAAGTCTCAAACAACGTGCACAACTTTTGTCCTACCAAGACCGTATCTCACATGGAATAAGCATTTGCAAAAGACTCTTTCCATATTATAAAGAGTTTGTCAATGAATCAAGTTTTGGAAACCCTGATGTTTTACTAGATAGTATCCGTTTCGTTGAAACAGGCAAACAGGATAGTGACCAGCTTCATGAATTTTTAGAAAGCTTAGAAGAAGTTTGCCCAGATACAGAAGATTACGATGGAGGGGAATTTGCTCTAAATGCTTGTGGTGCTGTAAATGCTTTATTGTTACAAGTGGCTGAACCGAATGACGAAGAACATTATATTGAGATAGCAATGTCCTACTATGATACTATTGATGCTAAAGTACATGACGAAAATGAAGAAGAACTTTCTGAAGAAGAAATAGAAAATCATCCCTTGCTAATTGAAGCAAGACATTTCCTTTTAAACTTCTAA